A single window of Microbacterium oryzae DNA harbors:
- a CDS encoding serine hydrolase domain-containing protein, with protein MTSAQSVLEYVVRGIEQERLGAYGLHVLIRGDTAEHRWRSDERENIYSVSKGVCALAMGMAVDEGIARLDDPVADYLPNLELGAGVEAVTLRHLLTMTSGIDFEWFGNQPAPWPDLAQEMLRRPSAGRVFHYSDASTYVAMRALGARVGDVRDWLTPRLFDPLEIHNPQWHRCPQGWIVGGSGLELRTEELARIGRVLRDRGAWRGRQLVSAEYVDAMHRDWVRAEGPEDFRRYGLAVWDGPGDAWRLDGAYGQYVIVHQAHDAVITITAHEESRDHRLAELAVEALDG; from the coding sequence ATGACCTCGGCGCAGAGCGTTCTCGAGTATGTCGTTCGCGGCATAGAGCAGGAGCGCCTCGGCGCATATGGCCTTCACGTGCTCATCCGCGGTGACACTGCCGAGCATCGCTGGCGCAGCGATGAGCGCGAGAACATCTACTCCGTCTCCAAGGGCGTGTGCGCGCTGGCGATGGGGATGGCCGTGGACGAGGGGATCGCGCGGCTGGACGATCCGGTCGCGGACTACCTTCCGAACCTGGAACTCGGCGCGGGCGTCGAAGCCGTCACGCTGCGTCACCTGCTCACGATGACGAGCGGCATCGACTTCGAGTGGTTCGGAAACCAGCCCGCCCCCTGGCCGGACCTCGCGCAGGAGATGCTGCGACGGCCATCCGCCGGTCGCGTCTTCCACTATTCCGACGCGAGCACATACGTCGCGATGCGGGCCCTGGGCGCGCGGGTCGGCGACGTGCGCGACTGGCTCACGCCGCGGCTGTTCGACCCGCTCGAGATCCACAACCCGCAGTGGCACCGGTGCCCGCAGGGATGGATCGTCGGCGGCAGCGGCCTCGAGCTGCGCACCGAGGAGCTCGCCCGCATCGGCCGCGTGCTGCGGGACCGCGGCGCCTGGCGGGGCCGGCAGCTCGTCTCGGCCGAGTACGTCGACGCGATGCACCGCGACTGGGTGCGCGCCGAGGGCCCTGAGGACTTCCGGCGCTACGGGCTCGCCGTGTGGGACGGCCCCGGTGACGCATGGCGCCTCGACGGCGCGTACGGGCAGTACGTCATCGTGCATCAGGCGCACGACGCGGTCATCACGATCACCGCGCACGAGGAATCGCGCGACCATCGGCTGGCGGAGCTCGCGGTCGAGGCGCTCGACGGCTGA
- a CDS encoding serine hydrolase domain-containing protein produces MNRAQIALDRLVRGIEAEGLGADGAHVLIGDNAAAHRWTPDVRIDIQSVAKGVCVLAAGIAADEGAFDLDAPVAAYLPDFELGAGVDAVTTRHLLRMSSGIDLPWSETMFEDWPDLAREFLGRPSRGRVFQYSNASTYTAMRALGSVVGDVHAYLEPRLFARLGIADAEWDRCPLGFIRAGGGLHLTMDEMARLGRLIRDRGEWDGRALVSSGWIDAMHSDWVERDAGPGYERYALAGWGGPYDAWRLHGAYGQLLVFRGDAVVTLTAHDHIGGDRMAALAVGSLAD; encoded by the coding sequence ATGAACCGCGCGCAGATCGCCCTCGACCGCCTCGTCCGCGGGATCGAGGCCGAAGGGCTCGGAGCGGATGGGGCGCACGTCCTCATCGGAGACAACGCGGCCGCGCACCGCTGGACCCCCGATGTCCGCATCGACATCCAGTCCGTCGCGAAGGGCGTCTGCGTGCTCGCGGCCGGCATCGCCGCCGACGAGGGCGCCTTCGACCTCGACGCCCCGGTGGCCGCATACCTTCCGGACTTCGAGCTCGGCGCGGGCGTCGACGCCGTCACGACGCGGCACCTGCTGCGGATGTCGAGCGGCATCGACCTGCCGTGGTCGGAGACGATGTTCGAGGACTGGCCCGACCTCGCCCGAGAGTTCCTCGGCCGACCGTCGCGCGGCCGCGTCTTCCAGTACTCGAACGCCAGCACGTACACGGCGATGCGCGCGCTCGGCTCCGTCGTCGGCGACGTGCACGCCTACCTCGAGCCGCGCCTCTTCGCACGGCTCGGCATCGCCGACGCGGAATGGGACCGATGCCCACTCGGGTTCATCCGCGCGGGCGGCGGCCTGCACCTGACGATGGACGAGATGGCGCGCCTCGGGCGCCTCATCCGCGACCGGGGCGAGTGGGATGGCCGCGCCCTCGTCTCGAGCGGATGGATCGATGCCATGCACTCCGACTGGGTCGAGCGCGATGCCGGCCCCGGATACGAGCGCTACGCGCTGGCCGGATGGGGCGGGCCGTATGATGCGTGGCGCCTCCACGGCGCGTACGGGCAACTCCTCGTCTTCCGCGGCGACGCCGTCGTCACCCTCACCGCCCACGATCACATCGGCGGCGACCGGATGGCCGCGCTCGCGGTGGGGTCTTTGGCAGACTGA